The following proteins are encoded in a genomic region of Mobula hypostoma chromosome 25, sMobHyp1.1, whole genome shotgun sequence:
- the LOC134337714 gene encoding tumor necrosis factor receptor superfamily member 5-like: MGISKLAMLFSGYLILSLVLIEASHVDDCTEWEYKHNGLCCPSCEAGSRVSQHCTRQTSTECERCPDGEYADRYTGSEKCLECRSCDQEPGLQTKENCTAFHNTICEPRKGYYCIANCQMVRKHSECPPGEGVKEKGTPFKDTVCEKCPHGTFSSKVSTTEECKSWTVCETLKLKQVEAGNAEADVKCEEESNLKVVVAVVVAIAVVVILSGIAAGVLLKRHQCTPGNGNIGDTRNHNGVELSIESSTEPLNASGKFTV, from the exons ATGGGGATCTCTAAACTTGCAATGTTATTCTCAG GTTATCTGATCCTGTCATTGGTGTTAATAGAAGCTTCACATGTAGATGATTGTACAGAATGGGAGTATAAACATAATGGTTTGTGCTGTCCATCGTGTGAAGCAG GTTCGAGAGTATCTCAACACTGCACTCGTCAGACCAGCACAGAGTGTGAACGATGCCCAGATGGAGAATACGCTGACCGTTACACTGGATCGGAGAAATGTTTGGAGTGTAGATCATGTGATCAAG AGCCTGGACTACAAACTAAAGAAAACTGTACTGCCTTTCACAATACGATATGTGAGCCCAGGAAAGGGTATTATTGCATTGCTAATTGTCAGATGGTCAGAAAGCACTCAGAATGCCCACCTGGTGAAGGAGTTAAAGAGAAAG GAACACCTTTCAAAGATACAGTGTGTGAGAAATGTCCTCACGGAACATTTTCAAGCAAAGTTTCAACAACTGAAGAGTGTAAGAGCTGGACAGT ATGTGAAACCCTCAAACTTAAACAGGTTGAAGCAGGGAACGCTGAAGCTGACGTGAAGTGTGAAGAAGAGTCCAACCTGAAAGTTGTGGTTGCTGTTGTTGTGGCGATTGCTGTGGTTGTAATTCTGTCTGGTATCGCGGCAGGTGTTTTGTTGAAGAGACACCAATGTACACCAG GTAATGGGAACATTGGAGACACCAGG